ATCCCCAAACGAGTGAAAGAAACCCTAATGCCAAAGGGGGCGAGAAATGAGCCAATCCAGCCTTGCTCGCTGTAAACTGTGGTGAGGGTGATACCTGCAACTGCTGTGGGTAGGGCAAAGGGTAAGTCAATCACCGCATCTAAAACCCGCTTTAAAGGGAAGTCGTAACGCACCAACACCCAGGCTGTAGCAGTGCCAGCCACGCAATTAATAGCGGCCGCAAAGAAGGCAGTACCAAAGGTGATGTTGTAGGTTGACAGAGCAACAGGGTCGGTAGCCAGCCGCCAAAACTCAGCAGGTGAAAGGGTTGCAGCCCGCAGCATCAAGGCGGATACAGGCAGCAGTAGGACAATAGAAAGATAAGTAATAGTAACTCCCCACGGCAAAGAAAAGCCCTTGAACCAACTTTTGGGCGCGGGGGGGAAAGTAGACTGTGGGTGGGAAACTGTCATAGTTGAGGAAAGGGGGCAGGGGGCAGGGGGCAGGGGGGCAGGGGGCAGGGGTAAAGAAACTTACCACTTTCCCCACTCAGCACTTAGCACTGTTTTAATCCTAGCGTCTGGCTATATTGGTTTGGATATCGTCAAAAATTGCGCCATCGGCAAAGAATTTGGGGCTGACTTGATTCCAGCCGCCAAAGTCTTCGATGGTGAACAGGGTAGAGATTTGGGGATAAGTATCGGAAAATTCCGCGACTACTTCCGGAATCACAGAGCGAAAGCCCACTTTGGCGAATTCTCGCTGGGCTTCGGGGGTAAAGAGAAACTGCACAAAGGCTTCTGCTACTTCGCGATGACCTTGCTTATCAACATAGCTATCTACTATGGCAATGGGGCTATCAATAGAAATATTAATATCGGGGACTACGTAAGGTAAATCCTGTCCTTGCTGTTTAGCTAAGATGACTTCGTTTTCATAGTTAATCAGGGCATCTCCCTGTTTTTGGACGAAGAATGCATCAGTGGCTTCACGGGCATCTCTTGGTAAAACTGGCACGTTGCCGTAGACTTTAGTCACAAAGTCTTTGGCTTGTTCTTCAGTGCCGCCTGTTTCGGTAACTTTCCCCCACAATGCCATGTAGTTCCAACGAGCGCCACCAGAGGTTTTGGGGTTAGCGGTGATTACCTTGACATCATCGCGGGCTAAATCATCCCAGCTTTGAATATTTTTGGGGTTGCCTTCACGGGTAACAATTACGCCCACTGAACGGTGAACAATACCGTCGCCGTTGGGTGTCTTTTTCTCCCAGCCTGGTTTAATCAGTCCAGCATCCTGAATTTGCAAGGTGTCTGCTGATAGGGCTAGGGCTACTATGTCGGCTTCTAAACCGTTAATCACCGCACGGGTTTGGGAGCCTGAACTGCCGTAGCTTTGACCAAAGGTGACGGTCTGTCCGGTTTTTTCTCGCCAGTGTTTGGCAAATAGAGGAATAATATTTTTATATGCGGCGCGGGTGACGGCGTAGCTCACTAGGGTGAGTTCTTTTCTTCCGGAAGCGCTACCACTATTACCAGGAGAGCAGCCAGCGATGCCTACGGCGAGCAAAGCTAACGCACTAGTCAAGCTCACTACTACCAAAAACAACGAAATAAAGCTTTTTAAAGATGTGCGTTGCCATCGATTACAATTATCCAGCCACATACCGACCTGATGCTCCCGAATTTTAATCTACAGTTAATCTATCAAGATTTAGTATCTTAGCAATTAGTCATAGATATTACAGATAACTAAGTAAAATAGCAAGAGATTCACCATATACTTGACTGAGATTATGGTGATTTAATTAAGTAAATTAAAAATTGCTTAATATTCTTAAATTTTTGACTTTTGACTTTTGACTTTTGACTTCCGCCTTGCGGTGCTAGACTTTACCAAATCTGCGCTCTCGTTGCTGGTAGGCACACAAGGCGCGGTGAAATTCGTTACGGTCAAAATCTGGCCAAAGAGCATCAGTAATATAAATTTCCCCATAAGCCATTTGCCAAAGTAGGAAATTGGAAAGCCGCATTTCGCCACTGGTACGGATTAATAAATCGGGGTCAGTAATTCCGGCTGTGTACAGGTGACGCTCAAATAACTGTTCATCAATTTCATCCGGTTGAATGACACCTTGCTGGACTTTTTGAGCGATCGCCCGGCAAGCTTGTAAAATTTCCTGCCGTCCGCCATAATTAGTAGCAACCGTAAACCGAATGGCACGATTATGGCTTGTTTCTGCCATTGAACGAGAAATTTCGGCTTGTAGCGATCGCGGTAGAGCATCCAAATTGCCCACAAACTGGATTTGCACATTCTCCTCGACCATCTCCCGCAGTTCTTGGCGGAGAACCCTTTGAAACAAAGTCATCAAAAAATCCACCTCTTCCTGGGGTCTTTTCCAGTTCTCAGTGGAAAAAGCATAAGCCGTGAGTGCCTGAATACCCCAATCTTTGCAACAGCGCAGCAAATCCTTGAGAGCATCCACTCCTCGCTTATGTCCCATAATTCTGGGTAGCCCTTGACGTTTAGCCCATCGACCATTACCATCCATAATCACAGCAACGTGCTTTGGTAGTAGTTCTCGTTTTAAGTCAGAGGGTAAATTTTGCAATTCAGTTTGTTGTGCTGTCATTTTTTATTGCGAGAAGCGGTCGATGGTAATCCGAGTAAACGTGAAACTAATCCTATTGCCTTACGACCCATCTGACGACCCAAACCTAACAGACTAGGAGCAACAGCTTCCCGATCTACAGTAGTCGATAATCGAGCCTCTAAGGACTCTTTGAGTGTCCTAATGGTCAGTGGTCTATTGAGAGTTCCTCGTTCCGCTAAGGAAATAGAACCCGTTTCTTCTGATACAACGACACAGATACAATTTTCGACCCGCTCAGTAATTCCCATTGCAGCCCGATGGCGTGTTCCCAGCTGGCGCGAGGCTGTGCGTCCCGACAGTGGTAAAATTATACCTGATGACACGATGCGCGAGCCACGGATCAAGGTTGCCCCATCGTGCAGTAAAGTTTTTGGCTGAAAAATTGTCTGTATAAGTTCCTTAGAAACATCAGCATTCAGCTTAACTCCCGGCACAGAAAAATCCCGCTCGTGAATCGGACCAGTTGTTTCCAAAATCAGCAAAGCTCCGATTCTGTTTTTGGAAAGTTCTTTAACTGCATCCACAATTTCATCAATCACACTATCAGACTTAGGGATTGTTAAACTGGATGGTTTAAATAACTGCTGGAATTCACCACGTCCCACTTGTTCCAAAAATAGGCGAAACTCTGACTGGAGAGCAACTGCCATCGCCACAGCGCAGCCAATCACCAACTTTTCGAGAACAAAATTTAGCAGTGGTAGACCCATTCTGCCACTGAGTGCTGAGGCTAGCATCAAGATAATAAAACCCCGCACCATCCAAAGTGTTCGGCGCTCACTAATAATAACTAGGATCATATAGGTGAGCGCTAACACGAACACGATATCCAGAGTCCCAAGCAGCAAGGACTGCGACCATCCCAGGTTTGTCAGCCATTGCTTCGGTGAATCTCTCATGACATCTGGATTACTCTTTGTTCTGCCTCAATATTCTGTCATTTCGCTGTCAATTTCATGCCCCAAAGGTTGACGCTTGAGACATTAACAGTTATCAGTTAACAGTTAACAGTTATCAGTTTTATAACTAGTGAAAGACCACACCAATTAGTGGGAGCTTTGGTGGCGGGTTTAAATTGCTCACATACGCCTGTTGACTTTTGACTGTTAACTGTTAACTGTTAACTGCTAACTGATTACTTGTTGCACGTTTAGTCTGTCTGGTAAACAGTCTTGTCGAATCAAGTCCTGATAACTTTCGCGGCGCAAAATTAAATTTGCTTCGCCATTGGCTACTACAACAGCTGCTGGACGGGGTAAGCGATTATAGTTAGATGCCATACTGTAATTGTACGCACCAGTTCCCATAATTACGAGAATGTCCCCTGGTTCAGTTTTTGGCAGTTGGGCATTTTTAATCAGAATATCCCCTGATTCACAATGCTTACCAGCAATTGTCACTGTTTGGGTGAGCGGAGCAGACACCTTGTTGGCAACTACTGCGCGATAAACTGACTGGTAAGTAATTGGTCGGGGATTATCAGACATACCGCCATCAACTGTCACGTAGGTACGAATGTCGGGTACAACTTTCGATGATCCCATAGTATAGGCCGTGATGCAGGCTGTGGCAATGAGCGATCGCCCTGGTTCACAGAGTAATTTCGGCAAAGGTAGATTTGCGGCTGTACAAGCTGATTGAACGACTTCACAAATGGCCTTAACCCATTCTTCAATACTGGGGGGATCATCAGATTCGGTGTATCTAATTCCTAAACCACCACCAACATTCAATTCTGTGACATTTAACCCGTAATTTGCCGCTTTCTGTAACCACTGCACCATGACAGCTGCTAAATCGCGATGGGGTTGGCGTTCAAAAATTTGGGAACCAATGTGAGCGTGTAACCCTACGCAGTTTAAGGAAGGTTGTTTACTGACAAAGGTAAATACTTCATCTAAATCATTGGGGTCAAAACCAAATTTACTATCTAAATGTCCGGTGCGAATGTATTCGTGAGTATGGCATTCAATCCCTGGTGTTAACCGCAACATGATGCGGATGGCAGATGTACCCGGTGCTGCTTCTGCCATCTCCACTAAAATACGCAGTTCTTGCCAGTTATCCGCCACAATGGTAGAACCAGATTCGATGGCTAAAACCAGTTCTTCACGAGATTTATTATTACCGTGGAGGTAGAGTTTGTCAGGAGTAACACCAGCATTCAGGGCTGTGTAGAGTTCGCCACCTGAAACTACATCTATTCCTAAACCTTCAGATGCGGCGATCGCGCAAATAGCTAAACAATTCCAGGCTTTTGAGGCGTATAATACCTGAGATTCTCCCTGGTAATATTGCTTAAATGTGTCCCGGTATTGCTGACAAGCTAAACGCAGCGTTTCTTCATCTAAAATATACAAAGGTGAACCAAACTGCTCCACTAGGGTTGTGACATCACACCCACCAATTTCCAGGATGTCTTGACTATTAACTTTGGCGGTCAAAGGCAAAAGTTCCTGATTGGGCGAAACATTTGCGTTTTGGCTGCGCTTTTGAGGTAAATACTGACTACCAGTATGTTGAACCTCTGTGGGGTGAGTCGATACCATAGTTTTATAAATTATCCTTGCTCAAAGTTTAAAATGTTTTGGGCGTGGCGTAAGAAAGTGTCCCGATTCTCAGTTTACCGAAAATATCGCACCGAACAGGAGATATAGCAAAAGTCAAAAGTCAAAAGTCAAAAGTAGGGGTGGGTTCATAGATATCATTCAATATCAATGAGGATATTAGTAAACTTGCCCCTACTATGAATTGGTTTGGAAATTTTGTCATGTCCTAAGCGCCTTGTCAGTGGCTATATGTCTAACTTGATTTCGCCATTGTCTCGATGCGCTCTTTTCCCATTCCCCACTCCCCACTCCCCATTGCCCAGAAGAAGCAGGGGCGCACCGGAGCAAGGGGGAGTGAGAAATTACTTTAAAACTTCCGGTTACTTAACAACCGTTCCTCTTCTCCCCATTCCCCACTCCCCCCAACCGTGACCTCATTAGACTTAAAACTTAAATCACTGACCTCAGAGGATCTGAGTGCAATTCTGGAATTAGATCAAGCCTGTTTTGGCGGTTTGTGGACTCTGGAGGGCTACCAAAGAGAGTTAGACAGTCCTAACAGTGAATTATTGGGTTTGTTTTGCCCGCTTTTTCCGGCAAAACTCCTAGGGATGGGTTGTTTTTGGGCAATTTTAGACGAAGCACACATTACAATTTTGGCGATTCATCCCCAATATCACCGTCAAGGCTTGGGACAGGTTTTACTATATTTTCTACTTAAGGCTGCTTGCGATCGCGGTTTAGAGCGATCTACCCTCGAAGTTCGCGCTTCTAATTTAGCAGCCATATCGTTATATCAAAAATTTGGCTTCAAAATAGCGGGACGGCGCAAGGGTTATTACCAAGATAATGGCGAGGATGCTTTGGTGCTGTGGCTTTCAGATTTGCAAGATGATTCTCGCTACCAAGGAAGCTTTCAGGGTGAGATGAATTGCCAATAAAAATTAAACCCAATAGACTTATTGGAAAATTAGATTTTGACCCTTGATTTATAAGGGTTTGAGGTTCATTCGCGGATATGTCTAATTTAATTGTGGTTTTAAACCTCAAAATATGATACATTCAATAGCTGGTATTTACTCCCTTCCCCCTAAAAGATTACTTGTGTTGTTTATCTCTTTCCTCAGTCCCTGTGTGGTTTGTTAGGAAAATTTTAAGTAATTCAACAGTGGTAAGGGTGTATATTCATACCCAAAAACATCAGCTTTAAAAAACAACCAGGAGTAATTCAATGAAAAAGGAAGAGCTACTTACATTTGTTGAGGAAAAAATTAATAGCTACGCACAGCAGATCATTAACTCAAGTGATAAGGGTGATGACTCAGCCTTGGGTGAGTTAAATTTTTACATGGCATTACGTAGAATCCTCAAAAATGAAGAGCGTCGCATTCAAGATTACGGTATGATGGATGCCGTCAATGATACCATCAAGGCACTTGGTATTATCAAAGAAGGGAAATTCTATAAAGATTTCTTCAACTAATTAAGATATTGTCCGGCTATAGTCCGGTAAACCAATAGAAATCACTAGAAGGATGTTGTCAAAGTTGTAGGTTAAGCATCTAAAACTTGATATCCTTCTAGTCAATCTTGAAAAAGTAGCCACCAATATTGCTATATACAGTGTAGCCTTGTGAAAAATCACCTAATAATAAACGATTTAAGGACAAAAACAAGGGGAAGTTAAGAGGTTTTGCGAGATTTTTTGCGTAAGTCCTATTGATGTAAGTCTTCATTAAGATTTGTAACTGTCTTTGGTAGGGGCTAAAAATCGCTCAACCCCCATCAAGTTGATATTAATGAGCAAAAATTCCTAGATTAAAATATTTAATTAATAAAAAGTTTAACTTTAAAAAAAATTATCAATTAGCCATATTCTTGACTAGAGCATAAGAACTATGTTATGAGTTAATGTTTGTAACTGGTTAAATAAATCCTTAACCACAGTGGTCTGTTGGATTGTAGTCAACCCCAGAAACACTGGTAGACTCAAGCGCCTCAGTATAGCAGCCACAGGAAAAGTAATAAATAGTTAACAATTACGCCATCATGTGCGGCGAAATTTTCTGGTCGCCTATAATCTTTATACAGGCATCCAAAAGCAGAGCCTGTGCTAAAATCAGCATACCGGCACGACGCAGGTGATGGGAAAAA
The window above is part of the Nodularia spumigena CCY9414 genome. Proteins encoded here:
- the rimI gene encoding ribosomal protein S18-alanine N-acetyltransferase, which gives rise to MTSLDLKLKSLTSEDLSAILELDQACFGGLWTLEGYQRELDSPNSELLGLFCPLFPAKLLGMGCFWAILDEAHITILAIHPQYHRQGLGQVLLYFLLKAACDRGLERSTLEVRASNLAAISLYQKFGFKIAGRRKGYYQDNGEDALVLWLSDLQDDSRYQGSFQGEMNCQ
- a CDS encoding sulfate ABC transporter substrate-binding protein; this encodes MWLDNCNRWQRTSLKSFISLFLVVVSLTSALALLAVGIAGCSPGNSGSASGRKELTLVSYAVTRAAYKNIIPLFAKHWREKTGQTVTFGQSYGSSGSQTRAVINGLEADIVALALSADTLQIQDAGLIKPGWEKKTPNGDGIVHRSVGVIVTREGNPKNIQSWDDLARDDVKVITANPKTSGGARWNYMALWGKVTETGGTEEQAKDFVTKVYGNVPVLPRDAREATDAFFVQKQGDALINYENEVILAKQQGQDLPYVVPDINISIDSPIAIVDSYVDKQGHREVAEAFVQFLFTPEAQREFAKVGFRSVIPEVVAEFSDTYPQISTLFTIEDFGGWNQVSPKFFADGAIFDDIQTNIARR
- the cdaA gene encoding diadenylate cyclase CdaA; protein product: MRDSPKQWLTNLGWSQSLLLGTLDIVFVLALTYMILVIISERRTLWMVRGFIILMLASALSGRMGLPLLNFVLEKLVIGCAVAMAVALQSEFRLFLEQVGRGEFQQLFKPSSLTIPKSDSVIDEIVDAVKELSKNRIGALLILETTGPIHERDFSVPGVKLNADVSKELIQTIFQPKTLLHDGATLIRGSRIVSSGIILPLSGRTASRQLGTRHRAAMGITERVENCICVVVSEETGSISLAERGTLNRPLTIRTLKESLEARLSTTVDREAVAPSLLGLGRQMGRKAIGLVSRLLGLPSTASRNKK
- the lysA gene encoding diaminopimelate decarboxylase — encoded protein: MVSTHPTEVQHTGSQYLPQKRSQNANVSPNQELLPLTAKVNSQDILEIGGCDVTTLVEQFGSPLYILDEETLRLACQQYRDTFKQYYQGESQVLYASKAWNCLAICAIAASEGLGIDVVSGGELYTALNAGVTPDKLYLHGNNKSREELVLAIESGSTIVADNWQELRILVEMAEAAPGTSAIRIMLRLTPGIECHTHEYIRTGHLDSKFGFDPNDLDEVFTFVSKQPSLNCVGLHAHIGSQIFERQPHRDLAAVMVQWLQKAANYGLNVTELNVGGGLGIRYTESDDPPSIEEWVKAICEVVQSACTAANLPLPKLLCEPGRSLIATACITAYTMGSSKVVPDIRTYVTVDGGMSDNPRPITYQSVYRAVVANKVSAPLTQTVTIAGKHCESGDILIKNAQLPKTEPGDILVIMGTGAYNYSMASNYNRLPRPAAVVVANGEANLILRRESYQDLIRQDCLPDRLNVQQVIS
- a CDS encoding isoprenyl transferase, producing MTAQQTELQNLPSDLKRELLPKHVAVIMDGNGRWAKRQGLPRIMGHKRGVDALKDLLRCCKDWGIQALTAYAFSTENWKRPQEEVDFLMTLFQRVLRQELREMVEENVQIQFVGNLDALPRSLQAEISRSMAETSHNRAIRFTVATNYGGRQEILQACRAIAQKVQQGVIQPDEIDEQLFERHLYTAGITDPDLLIRTSGEMRLSNFLLWQMAYGEIYITDALWPDFDRNEFHRALCAYQQRERRFGKV
- the cysT gene encoding sulfate ABC transporter permease subunit CysT, producing the protein MTVSHPQSTFPPAPKSWFKGFSLPWGVTITYLSIVLLLPVSALMLRAATLSPAEFWRLATDPVALSTYNITFGTAFFAAAINCVAGTATAWVLVRYDFPLKRVLDAVIDLPFALPTAVAGITLTTVYSEQGWIGSFLAPFGIRVSFTRLGIAVAMVFISVPFVVRSVQPVLQELDYTIEEAAWSLGASQWETCWRVVLPPLIPAILTGTTQAFARAVGEYGSVVLIAANIPYKDLIAPILVFQRLEQNDMAGATAIGTVLLLISLVLLLMVNLLQAWRQSYDG